A stretch of Dermochelys coriacea isolate rDerCor1 chromosome 6, rDerCor1.pri.v4, whole genome shotgun sequence DNA encodes these proteins:
- the SIX4 gene encoding homeobox protein SIX4 has translation MSSASPTDKLPSAVEIKQENVMEILSEAGTVPQERAALHPAPPPPPAAAPFPMEQAGSAAGEEGAADPILLHTELLARNHHAAAASSSSSPSSSSSQTPLAFSPDHVACVCEALQQGGNLDRLARFLWSLPQSDLLRGNESLMKARALVAFHQGIYPELYSILEGHSFDSSNHPLLQELWYKARYTEAERARGRPLGAVDKYRLRRKFPLPRTIWDGEETVYCFKEKSRNALKELYKQNRYPSPAEKRNLAKITGLSLTQVSNWFKNRRQRDRNPSETQSKSESDGNPSTEDESSKGQEDLSPHPLPSSSDGATSLSLPNHMEPVYMQQLGNTKISLSSSGVLLNGNLVPASTSSVFLNGSSFLQGPNGVILNGLNMGTSQTVTLNPPKTTSSAVSNGVSITDILVSSSEDVKDFKILQASVSNSAATPTPYSPSNVPVSFPGLIPSTEVKRESIQTIASQDGGSVVTFTAPVQINQYGIVQIPNSGTNGQLLNGSIGFSPLQLPPVSVAASQGNISINPSTSDGGTFTSDSSTVQQGKVFFSPLAPSAVVYTVPNSGQAIGSVKQEGLERSLVFSQLMPVSQNAQLNVNVSSENVAGGGLQSMASSLVNVTPSHNFSLAPPSLLNAAELNSGISESQSMSASVTNTSTVISINNSNYATLQNCSLITSQDLMSISTAQPALGEIVSATGDHVSHPSAQVHPDFVREHRLVLQSAPDVKENFLSNSESKSTSNLMMLDPKSKYVMSNMVDTVCEELETDKKELAKLQTVQMDEDMQDF, from the exons atgtcttctgcctcccccACGGACAAGCTCCCGAGCGCGGTGGAGATCAAGCAAGAGAATGTGATGGAAATCCTCTCCGAAGCAGGCACGGTGCCCCAGGAAAGGGCAGCCCTCCACCCTGCACCGCCGCCCCCGCCGGCTGCTGCCCCTTTCCCCATGGAGCAAGCAGGCTCCgcggctggggaggagggagctgcgGATCCGATACTGCTCCACACTGAACTTTTGGCCAGGAATCACCATgctgccgccgcctcctcctcctcctctccctcctcctcctcctcccagaccCCCCTGGCTTTCTCCCCGGATCATGTAGCCTGTGTCTGCGAGGCGCTGCAGCAAGGTGGGAACCTGGACCGCCTGGCCAGGTTCCTCTGGTCTTTGCCCCAGAGCGATCTGCTACGTGGCAACGAGAGCCTCATGAAAGCCCGGGCGCTGGTGGCTTTCCACCAGGGCATCTACCCGGAGCTCTACAGCATCCTGGAGGGCCACAGCTTCGACTCCTCCAACCACCCGCTGCTGCAGGAGCTGTGGTACAAGGCTCGCTACACCGAGGCGGAGCGAGCCCGGGGCAGACCCCTGGGGGCGGTGGACAAGTACCGGCTGCGGAGGAAGTTCCCCCTGCCCCGGACCATCTGGGACGGCGAGGAGACGGTGTATTGCTTCAAGGAGAAGTCCCGCAACGCGCTGAAGGAGCTCTACAAGCAGAACCGGTACCCGTCGCCGGCCGAGAAGCGGAACCTGGCCAAGATCACCGGGCTCTCCCTCACCCAGGTCAGCAACTGGTTCAAGAACCGGCGGCAGCGGGACCGCAACCCCTCCGAGACCCAGTCCAAAAG TGAGTCAGATGGCAACCCTAGCACAGAAGACGAATCCAGTAAGGGACAGGAGGATTTATCTCCACATCCACTCCCCAGCTCGTCCGATGGAGCTACCAGCCTAAGCCTTCCCAATCACATGGAGCCAGTGTACATGCAGCAGCTTGGAAACACAAAAATATCTTTAAGTTCTTCTGGTGTTTTGCTGAATGGAAACCTAGTGCCTGCCAGTACTTCTTCTGTCTTTCTTAATGGGAGCTCTTTTCTTCAGGGACCCAATGGAGTAATCCTCAATGGTCTCAACATGGGGACTTCACAGACAGTAACTTTAAATCCACCCAAAACAACTTCAAGTGCTGTGAGCAATGGAGTGTCAATCACTGACATATTAGTGTCTTCTTCTGAAGATGTCAAGGACTTCAAAATCCTCCAGGCTTCTGTGTCTAACTCTGCAGCCACACCAACACCATACAGTCCCAGTAATGTACCTGTCTCGTTTCCAGGGTTAATACCAAGCACTGAGGTGAAAAGGGAAAGCATACAAACTATTGCTTCTCAAGATGGAGGGTCTGTAGTTACTTTTACTGCTCCTGTCCAAATAAACCAGTATGGCATTGTCCAGATCCCCAATTCAGGAACAAATGGCCAGTTGCTTAATGGAAGCATCGGgttttctcctctgcagctgcctCCTGTTTCTGTAGCAGCTTCACAAG gtAACATTTCAATAAATCCAAGTACATCAGATGGGGGGACTTTTACAAGTGATTCTTCAACAGTGCAGCAAGGAAAGGTTTTCTTTAGCCCTCTTGCTCCCAGTGCAGTGGTGTATACAGTTCCCAATTCAGGTCAGGCAATAGGATCTGTTAAACAAGAAGGATTGGAAAGAAGCCTTGTGTTTTCTCAGTTAATGCCCGTCAGTCAGAATGCACAACTAAATGTAAACGtatcttctgaaaatgtagcTGGTGGAGGCCTCCAGTCCATGGCTTCCTCCTTAGTAAATGTAACTCCCTCACATAATTTTTCCCTAGCTCCACCTTCTCTTTTAAATGCTGCAGAACTGAACTCTGGTATCTCAGAGAGTCAGTCTATGTCAGCATCTGTAACAAATACATCTACTGTGATATCAATCAACAACAGTAACTATGCAACTCTTCAGAACTGTTCCCTCATTACCAGTCAAGATCTCATGTCAATTTCTACAGCACAGCCTgcacttggggaaatagtttctgcaactggagaccatgtCAGTCATCCATCTGCACAAGTTCATCCGGATTTTGTCAGAGAGCACAGGTTAGTTCTGCAGTCAGCACCTGATGTCAAGGAGAATTTCTTATCCAATTCTGAGAGTAAGTCAACCAGCAACTTAATGATGCTGGACCCAAAATCCAAATATGTTATGAGTAATATGGTTGATACGGTCTGTGAAGAACTGGAAACGGACAAAAAAGAGCTTGCCAAACTCCAGACAGTTCAGATGGATGAAGATATGCaagatttttaa